One Spinacia oleracea cultivar Varoflay chromosome 4, BTI_SOV_V1, whole genome shotgun sequence DNA segment encodes these proteins:
- the LOC110788239 gene encoding zinc finger protein NUTCRACKER → MGDEEEISNGFVITPVIGSNDDPLPPKKKRNLPGNPDPEAEVIALSPKTLMATNRFLCEICGKGFQRDQNLQLHRRGHNLPWKLKQRSSKEPRKRVYVCPEKSCVHNHPSRALGDLTGIKKHFCRKHGEKKWKCDKCNKKYAVQSDWKAHSKTCGTREYKCDCGTIFSRRDSFITHRAFCDALAEETARMNAASTHFNLNAVVATNSNFNNYHHQIMGSNLGPAVAMAQHFSSIFRPISSSSSTKDDIILDHHHNQRGGGGGGVFPLWLGTQPVGGGGGGGGGGYDPMQNSIQPHNMQQQQQQQQHPLRSTINSLNSHTTPLIVPLSNPQPENNYLNWVFGSKISDNNNPSNNNNNDEQVGVLTNNVPSTTLPSLYSIQHPQTSPNNSSHIMSATALLQKAAQMGATTSSTATNTNDAFFLGNFGLVKSSHNNNNNNNNNNNNNNNNNNNNNNNNNNNNNNDMDHYNGCGSVFGTPNSTTTNVGSDVEGSVDDLSTMTTIYNNGRVNPSNSKRQKLNNDRPVDSHTRGGGGGGGGGNGGKTRDFLGVGSHSQQPVCQPSSINNWI, encoded by the exons ATGGGTGATGAAGAAGAGATTTCAAATGGTTTTGTAATAACACCGGTGATAGGATCAAATGATGATCCACTTCCTCCTAAGAAGAAGAGAAACCTCCCAGGAAATCCAG ATCCAGAAGCAGAGGTAATAGCTTTATCACCAAAAACCCTAATGGCAACCAACAGATTCTTATGTGAAATATGTGGGAAAGGGTTTCAAAGGGATCAAAACCTACAACTTCATCGTCGAGGTCATAACTTACCATGGAAGCTCAAGCAAAGGAGTAGCAAAGAGCCTAGGAAGCGTGTCTATGTTTGCCCTGAAAAGTCTTGTGTTCACAATCATCCCTCCCGAGCCCTCGGCGACCTTACCGGCATTAAGAAGCATTTTTGTAGGAAGCATGGTGAGAAGAAATGGAAGTGTGACAAGTGTAACAAGAAGTATGCTGTTCAGTCTGATTGGAAGGCTCATTCCAAAACTTGTGGAACTAGGGAATACAAGTGTGATTGTGGCACTATTTTCTCAAG GAGGGATAGCTTCATAACGCACAGGGCATTTTGTGACGCCTTGGCAGAAGAAACAGCAAGAATGAATGCGGCAAGCACCCATTTCAACCTTAATGCGGTGGTGGCAACAAATAGTAACTTTAACAACTACCACCATCAAATAATGGGGTCTAATCTGGGACCAGCCGTTGCCATGGCACAACATTTTTCCTCCATTTTTAGGCCTATTTCGTCGTCGTCATCAACAAAAGACGATATCATCCTTGACCATCATCATAACCAAaggggaggaggaggaggaggagtatTTCCCTTGTGGTTAGGCACCCAACctgtaggaggaggaggaggaggaggaggaggagggtaTGATCCAATGCAAAACTCCATCCAACCCCATAAcatgcaacaacaacaacaacaacaacaacacccccTTCGCTCAACTATCAACTCCTTAAATTCCCATACTACTCCTCTCATTGTCCCGCTTTCGAATCCTCAACCCGAAAATAATTACTTAAATTGGGTATTTGGAAGTAAAATCTCTGATAATAATAATCCAtcaaataacaataataacgaTGAACAAGTTGGAgtattaaccaataatgttccTTCAACTACACTTCCTTCCTTGTATAGCATCCAACACCCTCAAACATCCCCAAATAATTCCTCTCATATTATGTCAGCCACAGCATTACTACAAAAAGCTGCTCAAATGGGTGCTACAACTTCTTCTACCGCCACCAATACAAATGATGCATTTTTCCTTGGAAACTTTGGGTTAGTAAAGAGCagtcataataataataataataataataataataataataataataataataataataataataataataataataataataataataataataatgatatggATCACTACAACGGGTGTGGTTCGGTATTTGGTACGCCAAACTCAACAACCACCAATGTCGGAAGCGATGTAGAGGGTTCAGTTGATGATCTATCCACCATGACAACCATTTACAATAATGGAAGGGTTAACCCTTCCAATTCCAAGCGTCAAAAGTTGAACAATGATCGTCCTGTAGACAGTCATActcgaggaggaggaggaggaggaggaggaggtaaTGGAGGGAAAACCAGGGATTTCTTAGGTGTCGGTTCGCATTCCCAACAACCCGTCTGCCAGCCGTCTTCCATCAACAACTGGATTTGA